The DNA sequence CCTCCGGATCACCCTTTTTTGCATCTTGgctctcaagcttctcccTCTGCAATCTCAACACCTCGACCCCAGGATTTCACTCGTCGTAGATGACATTGGAGAATTGCAACTCATCACGTAATTGACACAACATGGAACCTCCAGACTCGCCGTCCCCCACGGGGTTGGGCTCGAGAGGGAAAAGACGACAGTCACGCCTCCACAGACGACCCCTCTTCCCACCAGACTACTTTGTCTTTGGTCTCAAATGACCTGATAGCCCAAACTCCGTAATGTCAGTGCCTCCATTGGGTGGCCGACTTCCCAAGATGGCCGCTCGCTCGCCTGGGGTTCCTGGAGGATTAGGGGGTCACTGTGAACTCCTTCCCGCAACCCCATTCTCCCACTCGAGTCTCCATCGGACCATCGCGGCCATGTGCACAGGCATCAAAGCTTCTTACCCGCCCGAAGACCTGCTCCGATCGGAGCTCTTTCGCCTGGGGTATATGACATtccagaaaaaaaagggtaTATAAATGGAGACCCCTACTCCGCTCATAGAATCTGGTCCACCCGCTAGCCCATCGGTCTTGATTTCTTCTCATAttttctccctctcctcccgTTCCTACCTTGCTTGGTACATCAGTCCTTTCTTTTCATCTCAAAGGACCGCATGTTGAGAGGGTAGGCTTCAACATCCCCTCCCAAGGCCACATCACagacctcctcctcagcccaagccgaacaacaccaacacatCCGCGGCAATGGGTCTCATGAAATTTTCCAAAAAGTCGGCCGAACCGGCCGCGGCGGACGATCAGATTCACGAATCAAGTGCCTCAGATAATGACCAGGTCAAGACTGCCGCCGACTTCCAAGAGGTCCCAGCCGGCGCcgttgagaagggcaacATCTTCGAGCAAGGCGGCAAGAACTACAGAACGCTTGGTCGCTGGGACACCATCCTCATTCTCTTCACAAACCAGCTTGGTCTCGGTATCCTATCTCTCCCGTCCACCATCAAGACCCTGGGCGTCATCCCCGGAATCATCGCtatcatcggcatcggctTCCTATCATGGTATACGGCTTTTGAGCTCCTGCAGTTCTATAGCAAGCACCCCAACGTTGTCAGCATTGTCGAGATGACCCGGATCGTCGGAGGTCCTTGGTTCGAGTCTATTGCTGGCGTTGTCATGATGATCCAGGTGGTTTTCATCGTTGCGTCGGCTGTCGTCACCCTCTCAGTGGCACTCAACACACTCAGCAACCACGGAACTTGCACAGTCGTCTTTATTCTGGTTTCTTGCATCGGCTGTTACCTCTTGTCTATTCCTCGAACTATGAAGTTCGTATCCAAGGCTGGTATCCCCAACGCCGTCAGCGTTGTCGGTGCTTGCATGGTCGTCTTGATTAGCCTGGCAGTCTCAGGCCCAAACAACAAGCCAGACGATTGGTCCAGGGATATTGTTATTGTTGGCCACCCGTCTTTCCGTGATGGTCTCAACGCTTGCCTGCGAGTCGTCTTTTCATATGCCGGTACTTTCACCTTCGTCAGCTACAtggctgagatgaaggatccTGCCCGCGACTTTGGCTTTTCCTTGGCTGTCCTGGAAATTGGCAGCACCGTCTTCTACGTCATCATGGCAGTTGTCTTATACTGCCTCAGCGCCGAACTCACAACTTCCCCGGTTCTCAGCGCCGCTGCTACTATTCCGGCCAAGGTTGCGTATGGAATCGTCCTGCCAGCCGTCATTGCTACTGCCCTCTCCATCGGTCACACTGGTTGCAAGTATCTCTATGTTGCCGCACTCCGGAAGATGAACGCTCTCAACCAAGTCACCGATAACAGTGTGAAGTCCTGGACCACCTGGGTTATCTCTGTTAGCGCGTTTTGGATCCTCATTTTCACCATCTCAAACGTCATCCCCATCTTCGactccatcctctccatcacctccgcCACGACTATCCCGTGGTTTACATATGGCTTTGCAGCCATCTTCTGGTTCTACAGCAACTGGGATGTCAAGTTCTCCAATTGGAGAAAGATTTCACTCTCCATTGTCAACGTCCTTATTATCTGCGCTACACTCTTCCTCAATGCGGGCGGATTGTGGGCAGCCATCACAGAGTTGATGGACCTGTTTGATAAGGGAGACGGAATTGGGGGAGTCTTTTCTTGCGGAAACAATGCGATTTTCTAGATTAATAGCCTTGGAGCATAATTTCAATACGTTTATCCGTTCCATTCATCTGATCATCTAAGTGCAACCTTGAAGCTGTCTATATGCGTTCACGTGTACAAAGACCATGCCTCTCAATCGTTTCTGTGTCCACATTTGTCGTTTCTCCCCCTATGAGAAACAATAACAAGCTGGTCAATTTCAATATGTGCCACAAGTTGATTTATCTTTGAAAAGCCCATCATCATAGTACGTAGTCTTGACAAACGCGTTTATGGGGTTGTATGCGTGGCACCCGGTATGAACCCCGTAGCTTTGCTGCTTTTTTCATTGGTGTAGCTTAACCCTACTATACGTTCTAAGTGCATACTTGACTTTTCAATATAATGTTTGCTACACTAGGTCAAGGACTGCGCACGCAAGCCCTTCGCGTAGATAGACAGAACTGGGAGAGCTGCTTCTCCGCATAGAATGTTAGTCAGAGAAATGACAGGAGCGCCTCTCTTAAGCTTACTGCCATATCAGATGCATAGGCTGAGATCCATCTTGCGTATATTACATAGGTAGGTAAGTGGTAAGCTCTCTATTTGGGTTCCGTATAAAGTTGGCGAAGTACTACTTTCTGACCATTTACATGCCTAAGAAGGCATCGAACTATTTGGTCAGATAAGTATCCTGCTACACAAGCTCTTACTTGCATGAGTCTCTAACGCTCTCGATAATCAAGTCTATTCAGTTGTGGTTGTGACTATTATTGATGGATATGGCACTTCTGGTCAAAAGAGTGTAACGCCCACGGCCGCAAGGAAAATAGTTGTTAAAGCATAAATTTAAACGAGTTGAAATCAGATCATAAAACACTATCACGTCTTACTTGTCGTTCTTAATTTTGTTGAACCTAATTCACCTCGAGCACTCTACTGCTCATAGAGCGGGTACAAGGAGGGCAACATAGTTACACTTGCCCCATCAGTCGCTGCATTTTCTAACCAATTATTCCGCCCAAACCAGTACAGCTCTGTGCTTCAGACCGTGGGGTGTTAGTGCTGGTCAAGATAAGTGAGGGCTATACGAGGCCACCAGTAGCTCGCTCTCAGTCATTGACCACGGCGCATCGATGTGGGGTGATTTAGTCGGGGAAGAATACGTTAAATTGCAATTCAAGACGTATCTAGCTGAGGCATCGCATCTCACGGCTTCATCGGTGCtcttttacttaataatGCTTGCTCAAGTGCCCAGGTAGTGAGGGCAGATCACAAATCAAGGACCCATAGCAATTACAGCCCAGCAAGTGACCTCATGAACGATGACCAATTGCTAACCAGTACGGGAATAGAGCCACCCAGTGGCCTGGGAAGTTCAGCTGGCTCAGCTCGTGAAGAAATATCCGCAGCACGTCGGTCCGGCCGTGCGAATCTCTCAGGCGAGCGCCACAAGCGGAAAAAGACCACGGCCTAGATGTGGACTCCGTCAAAGCTGTCACCACCGCGGCGGTTAACCTTGTTGGTCTAGACCCGGGCCTCGTCACATGAATGTGATTAGCGGGGGAATTGTCATCGGCCGTCTTTGATCGGAAGCGTCGGCGAACCACTGGTCTGGCATTTGACGTGAGAGTTTATTGGATTTGACAGTTGGCCTAGTTCCGCGCCGTCTGCTTGGGAATGGGGCCATGTTTCTGTCAGCATCGAGTCAGCCAGGCACATGTTTGTCTCATTGACAAGTTTAGATCAAGGTTCATGTCATCGCATAGGTACGGAGTATCCGATTGTCTGCCTTGGGTGTTATGTTGTAAAATGTCTAAAGCATCGAGCAAGACGCGCGATGATGGGATTCGGAGCCTCTGGGCTGTGGTTGAGATCATGAAGGCCGAAACAGGGAATCTGGGCAGCACCGGGACAAAGGCGAACTGATAAGCCTCTTTGCATCAAGGTACATCCGGATGGGGGGTGGGTATTATGGTTCTTCGTTATTGTCGCTTTGTGTGATGAATATTCCCCTCCAGAATGACGGAGATCTAGAACTCCTAGGTCTCCTTCAGATTCAGATGAGGAGTTACCCGTGGGAATGACTCTCTACACCGGGTTGGGCATATCATCCCTCTCAAAAGCTCTCCAGAATGGCATCACCAAGTGCCATTTCCAGACTGGCAGTAACGTTCTTGTGTTCACCATGCTTCCTCTCTATTGTAGTTGTCATTCCAGTCTCGCTCGTCTCGTCCGATTGGTCTCTTTGTCTGGTATTCGTGCGGCGGAGCTATGTATATGCAGTCACTAGACGCGACAGTCTATCGAATCATCGTCTGGGAGTCTCAAGCAAACGCTGTATCCGTCATTGGCTTCGGAATTTGGCAGTGAAAAAATGTGTCTGGTCATCGTGCTAACAGCCTTTTCACCACTCGGTCTGTTTCGTGTAAGCGCGGTTCGTAAACACGGCCGTTGACAGCTTTTGTTGTTGTGACATGTACTCGATTCGGGCCGCTTGATAAAGATGAATGGGGTATATCGACCATGGCTTGTCAGGACTGGCAAGTCCTGGAGCCTGCTCTTCGAACAATCAGTAACAGCCTAGATAGTCAGCCCCCTTAACCCGCCATGCCTTGGCTGACTTGCGGTGAATGAAACGACAGGCTTGTTACTTCAGGTCCTATACCTTCACTTCCTCATCTAGAAGTGATTCGCGTGTCAGTGGACTCATTCAAACTGCCGAAATGACCCTGTTGCTTATTTTGATCGGTCGTTCCCTATCTCATCGAGAGTTGCACGCAGATCAGTCAGCATCAGTACTATTGCAGGAGTTTGAAGCGATACAAATTTGTAGATCCAACCGCAGATGGGTACATCGCCGGTCTTATCAATGCGGGAGCGAGTCATGAAGGAGTTCCGTTGAAGTTGGTGAGACACTAGACATGGCGTCGTTTCGAGTGACGGCGGTGGGTGAATTCGCGGAAATCGAGCCGCATTCTATGAATTGCATGGTACAGCGACAAAAGCACAGTTCCACCTTGGCAGCGCAATTGAAACTTGCCAAGGTCTTAATATGATCGAATACGGATTGTTACGACATCACTTGACCACCCCTACAAGTCTACCAGCACAGCCTGATTGCTcatccatctttgccatTCCGACATCCAATGCCTACCCTACACACTCACGGCAAGCCACAGGTGGTGAGCGCTGTGTGAGTCAATGTGCCGTAAACTCGGACCCCCTGACATGTGCCTGACTCTAATGCCCCTTTCCCGAGTCAAACAACACTCCGCGTTCCGGTCCGCCGGATTCGACGAGAGTCTTGTGGCTTTTTTTGTTCAAAAAACGCTCAGACCATTCTCAATCTTGGTGTGTTGGGGACGGGAAGTGATGTTGACAAGTTGGAGCCAAAACTTGTTAGCAACATTTTTAGCGTCTTCAGAGCTGAAGTCCAAGCGTTCAGACGGGGACAATGGTCAAACGTCTTTTTGGATGATCGATATATCCGAGCCCGGGGGAGGATGGCACTGGCCATGGGGGGCAGAATGGGTGTTGTTATTGAAGCTATTCGAGGTGGTGATGAATACCACGTCGTGCAAGGATTTTGGCCTCAACACTTTGACAAAGAGGGTACTGAATGGCTCCTGAATTGTTTCGACCAAGAATGCCCTGGCCTCTCAGTGGACAAAATTCACTCTGCCCAGAGCCCGCCCTGGCACTAAGGCTTGGATAGAgtttgttggtgatggcaccCTCCCAGGGTCGAACAGAGCTGGGTTTAATTGATATCCCACCTCGATGGGTGAATGAGCCAGCCACAGTCAAGTCAGGGCAAATTGAGGGGAGGTGTGAGAGAGCTGAGGACTGTCTGTAACTGGCCGCTCTCCCCCGGTACAATGTGGCGTTACGGGCTTTGACATTGCAGATTGCCGTGCCGCCCGGAAGTACGAGGCCGGACGGCTCGAATCTCGGGTCAGCAGCCATTTATGCAAGATGTGAGATCCGCACAGATGCAAACTCGACGAAAGGACAGGCGGCTCTGTTGCCACGGGGGGCACTGTACTTTCTTCTTGTGagagcctcctcttctctctttgcttttgGTCACAGATGCTAGAGGCAAACTTTTTTTCCGTGTTTGATTGGGCGTGGATTGGTGGAGATGCTTGGCGTGAACCAAGGTTTCTGGGGGCATTCCAAGGATGGGAGCATCTTGTTCAGCCTCTTTGCTCAGAAGGCATGCAAGTCTCGGCTGCCAACGTGATGATGGATCACTTTCAGACAATCTGTCAGATATCAGACCCAGAGGTCAGATATCAAGACATGAACCGTCATCGGCTGGCATCTCAGTATGACATGTGTTCTCCAACGGACGACTCCCTTACATCAAAACCACCTGGGTGCCAAGCAGAGTGGGTGATGCCCAATGTagggagggagatgatggtcgCCTTGCGCGGTACGAAGGAATGAGAAATTAGGCTCGAGatttttctctttttttgcttcttcgtCTTTCCCCAGGACCAGGAATGAAGCAAacacggccaccacggctgAGACGCCATCTGGTTTGGTGAGAGCTGCCGTTTCCGATGTGGGCACCAACGGGACTACCGAGAGTGAATACATTGTGTGAATGGATGGATACAGAAACAAGCTTGGGAACGGTCCCGGTTCCTTGGGAACCTTGGCGGGAATGGAGATGGACGGGTCCATGACAGCTGATTGATCATACGGGGACCAAAAAGCAATTCCTAGAGGTGGGCCACGCGCCTTGTGGCTACAGACTGCTGTGAAGCCTTGTCAGGGTGCCGCCACTGCCGCCTATTTGCGACTGGTCTCTTTTCACGCATCGCCGTCACAATCGCAAACATGTTTTCTTGtcccccttcttcttcactctcGTAGCTCGTAGACATGAATGAGCCAACGGGTCTGTGTCGCGAGGGGCACGCCCTCCCTTGACCCCTTTTCCACGCCGGCGATATGTAGTGCAGCGCTAGTGGAAGTGACACTCGGGTTTGGAGCCACACG is a window from the Fusarium keratoplasticum isolate Fu6.1 chromosome 5, whole genome shotgun sequence genome containing:
- a CDS encoding Aa-trans domain-containing protein, which codes for MGLMKFSKKSAEPAAADDQIHESSASDNDQVKTAADFQEVPAGAVEKGNIFEQGGKNYRTLGRWDTILILFTNQLGLGILSLPSTIKTLGVIPGIIAIIGIGFLSWYTAFELLQFYSKHPNVVSIVEMTRIVGGPWFESIAGVVMMIQVVFIVASAVVTLSVALNTLSNHGTCTVVFILVSCIGCYLLSIPRTMKFVSKAGIPNAVSVVGACMVVLISLAVSGPNNKPDDWSRDIVIVGHPSFRDGLNACLRVVFSYAGTFTFVSYMAEMKDPARDFGFSLAVLEIGSTVFYVIMAVVLYCLSAELTTSPVLSAAATIPAKVAYGIVLPAVIATALSIGHTGCKYLYVAALRKMNALNQVTDNSVKSWTTWVISVSAFWILIFTISNVIPIFDSILSITSATTIPWFTYGFAAIFWFYSNWDVKFSNWRKISLSIVNVLIICATLFLNAGGLWAAITELMDLFDKGDGIGGVFSCGNNAIF